A section of the Brachyhypopomus gauderio isolate BG-103 chromosome 13, BGAUD_0.2, whole genome shotgun sequence genome encodes:
- the c13h18orf63 gene encoding uncharacterized protein C18orf63 homolog isoform X1 yields the protein MSGQSEQSLFFVTVPDLRKLCGVFLSCQSCSDGDEGEQRNTQVKTCRELLFLYSDIIASPLLDSNGEIIVIMAITFFKSGTIQAYVQSHGLQLGLPQRVLPGTLQLCLSYSIKARLAPNWNRAGQYLIAGKDFLSDAGKLIGIVLDLSATETQLCVSVEASTVRLPPAVLEDFDVPPLVVKYFLSNKEAVLQNTVQNNWCYVLPSMKKGQIISISRKMPQECPFRSYTELQKHWMSMYGYHLPPLNEDEVVYCSVYFKLLDKKLFTYPLSCIRTQPVQCFPRVDLQGALGSFMSDLRRQFEIICGFPARMTSKPCYHTTKLTRPHSQGSGVLPANLTTKTSSRLVLTQLPSSCPPGMLNWSQRPVSQPGGLSSLSQTTRTREQGTVQTPSPGLKSSYQHGVDTRQLSSAGASLLPRCSPAALVSAVQPSEGRSQPAFPVPKLVPIFKNRSLSRHVNVTKILAEKQQKKEEVQNQHACRHGVKRSHPASCSPSSPCAPSTILPPSSGSALHRVSLPFFKGRKGDSDVGMSTQQPPHHTPSLVTPEVPRNRGGDVFTSHPKRPKVAIQDVDIVKYAKSNQLAKINMATLQAWLRSQGVSVRSKDKKEELVSKVMHCLCEP from the exons ATGAGCGGACAAAGTGAGCAGTCTCTGTTCTTCGTGACTGTGCCAGACCTGAGGAAGCTGTGCGGTGTATTTCTGTCCTGTCAGAGCTGTTCTGATGGAGACGAAGGAGAGCAAAGAAACACGCAGGTGAAAACCTGCAG AGaacttttgtttttgtattcaGACATTATTGCTTCACCTTTGCTGGACTCTAATGGGGAGATCATTGTTATAATGGCT ATAACATTTTTCAAGAGCGGCACAATCCAGGCATATGTTCAGAGCCATGGTCTACAG TTAGGTCTTCCTCAGAGGGTTCTGCCTGGCACACTGCAACTATGTCTGTCTTACTCCATCAAAGCTAGACTGGCCCCTAACTGGAACAGAGCAGGCCAGTATCTGATTGCAG GAAAAGACTTCCTGTCTGATGCTGGAAAACTGATAGGCATTG TTTTGGATCTGAGTGCAACTGAAACTcaactgtgtgttagtgttgaaGCCAGCACTGTAAGACTTCCCCCTGCCGTG CTGGAAGACTTTGATGTGCCTCCTCTTGTGGTGAAATATTTTCTCAGCAACAAAGAGGCAGttcttcaaaatacagtgcAAAATAACTGGTGTTATGTTCTCCCAAG cATGAAGAAGGGTCAGATCATCAGCATCAGTCGAAAGATGCCTCAGGAGTGCCCATTCAGATCTTACACTGAGCTTCAAAAACACTGGAtgagcatg TATGGATATCATTTGCCCCCACTGAATGAAGACGAGGTGGTGTACTGCAGTGTGTATTTCAAACTCCTTGACAAGAAACTTTTCAC ATATCCCCTGAGTTGCATACGCACACAGCCAGTGCAGTGCTTTCCTCGAGTggacctgcagggggcgcttgGATCCTTTATGTCAGACCTACGACGCCAGTTTGAGATTATTTGTGGCTTCCCTGCACGAATGACCAGCAAACCTTGCTACCATACTACCAAATTGACCAGACCTCACTCTCAG GGCTCTGGTGTGTTGCCTGCTAACTTGACAACCAAAACCTCCAGCAGACTTGTACTGACCCAGCTCCCAAGCAGCTGCCCGCCGGGTATGCTAAATTGGTCTCAACGGCCGGTTAGTCAGCCTGGAGGTCTGAGCAGCCTCAGCCAGACAACCCGAACCAGAGAACAGGGAACTGTTCAAACCCCCAGCCCTGGTTTAAAGTCCTCTTATCAGCATGGCGTGGACACACGCCAGCTCTCTTCAGCAGGCGCCTCGCTCCTGCCCCGCTGCTCTCCTGCCGCGTTGGTCTCTGCCGTCCAACCTTCAGAAGGCCGGAGCCAGCCTGCTTTTCCCGTACCCAAACTGGTGCCCATCTTCAAAAATAGATCTCTCAGTCGCCATGTTAATGTCACTAAGATCCTGGCAGAGAAACAACAGAAGAAAGAAGAAGTGCAAAACCAGCATGCATGCAGACATGGAGTTAAAAGATCACATCCTGCCTCCTGTTCTCCTTCATCCCCCTGTGCTCCATCCACCATTCTACCACCATCCAGTGGGTCAGCTCTCCACAGGGTGTCTCTGCCCTTCTTTAAGGGCCGTAAGGGAGACAGTGATGTTGGCATGTCCACCCAGCAGCCACCACATCACACTCCATCCCTGGTTACGCCTGAAGTGCCCAGGAACAGAGGG GGAGACGTGTTCACATCACACCCAAAGAGACCCAAAGTCGCCATACAGGATGTGGACATAGTAAAATATGCGAAAAGCAATCAG CTGGCTAAGATCAACATGGCTACTCTGCAGGCCTGGCTGAGAAGTCAAGGGGTGTCTGTGCGCTCAAAAGACAAGAAGGAGGAGTTGGTGTCAAAGGTTATGCACTGCTTGTGTGAGCCGTGA
- the c13h18orf63 gene encoding uncharacterized protein C18orf63 homolog isoform X3, protein MAITFFKSGTIQAYVQSHGLQLGLPQRVLPGTLQLCLSYSIKARLAPNWNRAGQYLIAGKDFLSDAGKLIGIVLDLSATETQLCVSVEASTVRLPPAVLEDFDVPPLVVKYFLSNKEAVLQNTVQNNWCYVLPSMKKGQIISISRKMPQECPFRSYTELQKHWMSMYGYHLPPLNEDEVVYCSVYFKLLDKKLFTYPLSCIRTQPVQCFPRVDLQGALGSFMSDLRRQFEIICGFPARMTSKPCYHTTKLTRPHSQGSGVLPANLTTKTSSRLVLTQLPSSCPPGMLNWSQRPVSQPGGLSSLSQTTRTREQGTVQTPSPGLKSSYQHGVDTRQLSSAGASLLPRCSPAALVSAVQPSEGRSQPAFPVPKLVPIFKNRSLSRHVNVTKILAEKQQKKEEVQNQHACRHGVKRSHPASCSPSSPCAPSTILPPSSGSALHRVSLPFFKGRKGDSDVGMSTQQPPHHTPSLVTPEVPRNRGGDVFTSHPKRPKVAIQDVDIVKYAKSNQLAKINMATLQAWLRSQGVSVRSKDKKEELVSKVMHCLCEP, encoded by the exons ATGGCT ATAACATTTTTCAAGAGCGGCACAATCCAGGCATATGTTCAGAGCCATGGTCTACAG TTAGGTCTTCCTCAGAGGGTTCTGCCTGGCACACTGCAACTATGTCTGTCTTACTCCATCAAAGCTAGACTGGCCCCTAACTGGAACAGAGCAGGCCAGTATCTGATTGCAG GAAAAGACTTCCTGTCTGATGCTGGAAAACTGATAGGCATTG TTTTGGATCTGAGTGCAACTGAAACTcaactgtgtgttagtgttgaaGCCAGCACTGTAAGACTTCCCCCTGCCGTG CTGGAAGACTTTGATGTGCCTCCTCTTGTGGTGAAATATTTTCTCAGCAACAAAGAGGCAGttcttcaaaatacagtgcAAAATAACTGGTGTTATGTTCTCCCAAG cATGAAGAAGGGTCAGATCATCAGCATCAGTCGAAAGATGCCTCAGGAGTGCCCATTCAGATCTTACACTGAGCTTCAAAAACACTGGAtgagcatg TATGGATATCATTTGCCCCCACTGAATGAAGACGAGGTGGTGTACTGCAGTGTGTATTTCAAACTCCTTGACAAGAAACTTTTCAC ATATCCCCTGAGTTGCATACGCACACAGCCAGTGCAGTGCTTTCCTCGAGTggacctgcagggggcgcttgGATCCTTTATGTCAGACCTACGACGCCAGTTTGAGATTATTTGTGGCTTCCCTGCACGAATGACCAGCAAACCTTGCTACCATACTACCAAATTGACCAGACCTCACTCTCAG GGCTCTGGTGTGTTGCCTGCTAACTTGACAACCAAAACCTCCAGCAGACTTGTACTGACCCAGCTCCCAAGCAGCTGCCCGCCGGGTATGCTAAATTGGTCTCAACGGCCGGTTAGTCAGCCTGGAGGTCTGAGCAGCCTCAGCCAGACAACCCGAACCAGAGAACAGGGAACTGTTCAAACCCCCAGCCCTGGTTTAAAGTCCTCTTATCAGCATGGCGTGGACACACGCCAGCTCTCTTCAGCAGGCGCCTCGCTCCTGCCCCGCTGCTCTCCTGCCGCGTTGGTCTCTGCCGTCCAACCTTCAGAAGGCCGGAGCCAGCCTGCTTTTCCCGTACCCAAACTGGTGCCCATCTTCAAAAATAGATCTCTCAGTCGCCATGTTAATGTCACTAAGATCCTGGCAGAGAAACAACAGAAGAAAGAAGAAGTGCAAAACCAGCATGCATGCAGACATGGAGTTAAAAGATCACATCCTGCCTCCTGTTCTCCTTCATCCCCCTGTGCTCCATCCACCATTCTACCACCATCCAGTGGGTCAGCTCTCCACAGGGTGTCTCTGCCCTTCTTTAAGGGCCGTAAGGGAGACAGTGATGTTGGCATGTCCACCCAGCAGCCACCACATCACACTCCATCCCTGGTTACGCCTGAAGTGCCCAGGAACAGAGGG GGAGACGTGTTCACATCACACCCAAAGAGACCCAAAGTCGCCATACAGGATGTGGACATAGTAAAATATGCGAAAAGCAATCAG CTGGCTAAGATCAACATGGCTACTCTGCAGGCCTGGCTGAGAAGTCAAGGGGTGTCTGTGCGCTCAAAAGACAAGAAGGAGGAGTTGGTGTCAAAGGTTATGCACTGCTTGTGTGAGCCGTGA
- the c13h18orf63 gene encoding uncharacterized protein C18orf63 homolog isoform X2: MSGQSEQSLFFVTVPDLRKLCGVFLSCQSCSDGDEGEQRNTQVKTCRELLFLYSDIIASPLLDSNGEIIVIMALGLPQRVLPGTLQLCLSYSIKARLAPNWNRAGQYLIAGKDFLSDAGKLIGIVLDLSATETQLCVSVEASTVRLPPAVLEDFDVPPLVVKYFLSNKEAVLQNTVQNNWCYVLPSMKKGQIISISRKMPQECPFRSYTELQKHWMSMYGYHLPPLNEDEVVYCSVYFKLLDKKLFTYPLSCIRTQPVQCFPRVDLQGALGSFMSDLRRQFEIICGFPARMTSKPCYHTTKLTRPHSQGSGVLPANLTTKTSSRLVLTQLPSSCPPGMLNWSQRPVSQPGGLSSLSQTTRTREQGTVQTPSPGLKSSYQHGVDTRQLSSAGASLLPRCSPAALVSAVQPSEGRSQPAFPVPKLVPIFKNRSLSRHVNVTKILAEKQQKKEEVQNQHACRHGVKRSHPASCSPSSPCAPSTILPPSSGSALHRVSLPFFKGRKGDSDVGMSTQQPPHHTPSLVTPEVPRNRGGDVFTSHPKRPKVAIQDVDIVKYAKSNQLAKINMATLQAWLRSQGVSVRSKDKKEELVSKVMHCLCEP; encoded by the exons ATGAGCGGACAAAGTGAGCAGTCTCTGTTCTTCGTGACTGTGCCAGACCTGAGGAAGCTGTGCGGTGTATTTCTGTCCTGTCAGAGCTGTTCTGATGGAGACGAAGGAGAGCAAAGAAACACGCAGGTGAAAACCTGCAG AGaacttttgtttttgtattcaGACATTATTGCTTCACCTTTGCTGGACTCTAATGGGGAGATCATTGTTATAATGGCT TTAGGTCTTCCTCAGAGGGTTCTGCCTGGCACACTGCAACTATGTCTGTCTTACTCCATCAAAGCTAGACTGGCCCCTAACTGGAACAGAGCAGGCCAGTATCTGATTGCAG GAAAAGACTTCCTGTCTGATGCTGGAAAACTGATAGGCATTG TTTTGGATCTGAGTGCAACTGAAACTcaactgtgtgttagtgttgaaGCCAGCACTGTAAGACTTCCCCCTGCCGTG CTGGAAGACTTTGATGTGCCTCCTCTTGTGGTGAAATATTTTCTCAGCAACAAAGAGGCAGttcttcaaaatacagtgcAAAATAACTGGTGTTATGTTCTCCCAAG cATGAAGAAGGGTCAGATCATCAGCATCAGTCGAAAGATGCCTCAGGAGTGCCCATTCAGATCTTACACTGAGCTTCAAAAACACTGGAtgagcatg TATGGATATCATTTGCCCCCACTGAATGAAGACGAGGTGGTGTACTGCAGTGTGTATTTCAAACTCCTTGACAAGAAACTTTTCAC ATATCCCCTGAGTTGCATACGCACACAGCCAGTGCAGTGCTTTCCTCGAGTggacctgcagggggcgcttgGATCCTTTATGTCAGACCTACGACGCCAGTTTGAGATTATTTGTGGCTTCCCTGCACGAATGACCAGCAAACCTTGCTACCATACTACCAAATTGACCAGACCTCACTCTCAG GGCTCTGGTGTGTTGCCTGCTAACTTGACAACCAAAACCTCCAGCAGACTTGTACTGACCCAGCTCCCAAGCAGCTGCCCGCCGGGTATGCTAAATTGGTCTCAACGGCCGGTTAGTCAGCCTGGAGGTCTGAGCAGCCTCAGCCAGACAACCCGAACCAGAGAACAGGGAACTGTTCAAACCCCCAGCCCTGGTTTAAAGTCCTCTTATCAGCATGGCGTGGACACACGCCAGCTCTCTTCAGCAGGCGCCTCGCTCCTGCCCCGCTGCTCTCCTGCCGCGTTGGTCTCTGCCGTCCAACCTTCAGAAGGCCGGAGCCAGCCTGCTTTTCCCGTACCCAAACTGGTGCCCATCTTCAAAAATAGATCTCTCAGTCGCCATGTTAATGTCACTAAGATCCTGGCAGAGAAACAACAGAAGAAAGAAGAAGTGCAAAACCAGCATGCATGCAGACATGGAGTTAAAAGATCACATCCTGCCTCCTGTTCTCCTTCATCCCCCTGTGCTCCATCCACCATTCTACCACCATCCAGTGGGTCAGCTCTCCACAGGGTGTCTCTGCCCTTCTTTAAGGGCCGTAAGGGAGACAGTGATGTTGGCATGTCCACCCAGCAGCCACCACATCACACTCCATCCCTGGTTACGCCTGAAGTGCCCAGGAACAGAGGG GGAGACGTGTTCACATCACACCCAAAGAGACCCAAAGTCGCCATACAGGATGTGGACATAGTAAAATATGCGAAAAGCAATCAG CTGGCTAAGATCAACATGGCTACTCTGCAGGCCTGGCTGAGAAGTCAAGGGGTGTCTGTGCGCTCAAAAGACAAGAAGGAGGAGTTGGTGTCAAAGGTTATGCACTGCTTGTGTGAGCCGTGA
- the c13h18orf63 gene encoding uncharacterized protein C18orf63 homolog isoform X4, whose protein sequence is MLITFFKSGTIQAYVQSHGLQLGLPQRVLPGTLQLCLSYSIKARLAPNWNRAGQYLIAGKDFLSDAGKLIGIVLDLSATETQLCVSVEASTVRLPPAVLEDFDVPPLVVKYFLSNKEAVLQNTVQNNWCYVLPSMKKGQIISISRKMPQECPFRSYTELQKHWMSMYGYHLPPLNEDEVVYCSVYFKLLDKKLFTYPLSCIRTQPVQCFPRVDLQGALGSFMSDLRRQFEIICGFPARMTSKPCYHTTKLTRPHSQGSGVLPANLTTKTSSRLVLTQLPSSCPPGMLNWSQRPVSQPGGLSSLSQTTRTREQGTVQTPSPGLKSSYQHGVDTRQLSSAGASLLPRCSPAALVSAVQPSEGRSQPAFPVPKLVPIFKNRSLSRHVNVTKILAEKQQKKEEVQNQHACRHGVKRSHPASCSPSSPCAPSTILPPSSGSALHRVSLPFFKGRKGDSDVGMSTQQPPHHTPSLVTPEVPRNRGGDVFTSHPKRPKVAIQDVDIVKYAKSNQLAKINMATLQAWLRSQGVSVRSKDKKEELVSKVMHCLCEP, encoded by the exons ATGCTG ATAACATTTTTCAAGAGCGGCACAATCCAGGCATATGTTCAGAGCCATGGTCTACAG TTAGGTCTTCCTCAGAGGGTTCTGCCTGGCACACTGCAACTATGTCTGTCTTACTCCATCAAAGCTAGACTGGCCCCTAACTGGAACAGAGCAGGCCAGTATCTGATTGCAG GAAAAGACTTCCTGTCTGATGCTGGAAAACTGATAGGCATTG TTTTGGATCTGAGTGCAACTGAAACTcaactgtgtgttagtgttgaaGCCAGCACTGTAAGACTTCCCCCTGCCGTG CTGGAAGACTTTGATGTGCCTCCTCTTGTGGTGAAATATTTTCTCAGCAACAAAGAGGCAGttcttcaaaatacagtgcAAAATAACTGGTGTTATGTTCTCCCAAG cATGAAGAAGGGTCAGATCATCAGCATCAGTCGAAAGATGCCTCAGGAGTGCCCATTCAGATCTTACACTGAGCTTCAAAAACACTGGAtgagcatg TATGGATATCATTTGCCCCCACTGAATGAAGACGAGGTGGTGTACTGCAGTGTGTATTTCAAACTCCTTGACAAGAAACTTTTCAC ATATCCCCTGAGTTGCATACGCACACAGCCAGTGCAGTGCTTTCCTCGAGTggacctgcagggggcgcttgGATCCTTTATGTCAGACCTACGACGCCAGTTTGAGATTATTTGTGGCTTCCCTGCACGAATGACCAGCAAACCTTGCTACCATACTACCAAATTGACCAGACCTCACTCTCAG GGCTCTGGTGTGTTGCCTGCTAACTTGACAACCAAAACCTCCAGCAGACTTGTACTGACCCAGCTCCCAAGCAGCTGCCCGCCGGGTATGCTAAATTGGTCTCAACGGCCGGTTAGTCAGCCTGGAGGTCTGAGCAGCCTCAGCCAGACAACCCGAACCAGAGAACAGGGAACTGTTCAAACCCCCAGCCCTGGTTTAAAGTCCTCTTATCAGCATGGCGTGGACACACGCCAGCTCTCTTCAGCAGGCGCCTCGCTCCTGCCCCGCTGCTCTCCTGCCGCGTTGGTCTCTGCCGTCCAACCTTCAGAAGGCCGGAGCCAGCCTGCTTTTCCCGTACCCAAACTGGTGCCCATCTTCAAAAATAGATCTCTCAGTCGCCATGTTAATGTCACTAAGATCCTGGCAGAGAAACAACAGAAGAAAGAAGAAGTGCAAAACCAGCATGCATGCAGACATGGAGTTAAAAGATCACATCCTGCCTCCTGTTCTCCTTCATCCCCCTGTGCTCCATCCACCATTCTACCACCATCCAGTGGGTCAGCTCTCCACAGGGTGTCTCTGCCCTTCTTTAAGGGCCGTAAGGGAGACAGTGATGTTGGCATGTCCACCCAGCAGCCACCACATCACACTCCATCCCTGGTTACGCCTGAAGTGCCCAGGAACAGAGGG GGAGACGTGTTCACATCACACCCAAAGAGACCCAAAGTCGCCATACAGGATGTGGACATAGTAAAATATGCGAAAAGCAATCAG CTGGCTAAGATCAACATGGCTACTCTGCAGGCCTGGCTGAGAAGTCAAGGGGTGTCTGTGCGCTCAAAAGACAAGAAGGAGGAGTTGGTGTCAAAGGTTATGCACTGCTTGTGTGAGCCGTGA
- the c13h18orf63 gene encoding uncharacterized protein C18orf63 homolog isoform X5, giving the protein MSGQSEQSLFFVTVPDLRKLCGVFLSCQSCSDGDEGEQRNTQVKTCRELLFLYSDIIASPLLDSNGEIIVIMAITFFKSGTIQAYVQSHGLQLGLPQRVLPGTLQLCLSYSIKARLAPNWNRAGQYLIAGKDFLSDAGKLIGIVLDLSATETQLCVSVEASTVRLPPAVLEDFDVPPLVVKYFLSNKEAVLQNTVQNNWCYVLPSMKKGQIISISRKMPQECPFRSYTELQKHWMSMYGYHLPPLNEDEVVYCSVYFKLLDKKLFTYPLSCIRTQPVQCFPRVDLQGALGSFMSDLRRQFEIICGFPARMTSKPCYHTTKLTRPHSQLSSAGASLLPRCSPAALVSAVQPSEGRSQPAFPVPKLVPIFKNRSLSRHVNVTKILAEKQQKKEEVQNQHACRHGVKRSHPASCSPSSPCAPSTILPPSSGSALHRVSLPFFKGRKGDSDVGMSTQQPPHHTPSLVTPEVPRNRGGDVFTSHPKRPKVAIQDVDIVKYAKSNQLAKINMATLQAWLRSQGVSVRSKDKKEELVSKVMHCLCEP; this is encoded by the exons ATGAGCGGACAAAGTGAGCAGTCTCTGTTCTTCGTGACTGTGCCAGACCTGAGGAAGCTGTGCGGTGTATTTCTGTCCTGTCAGAGCTGTTCTGATGGAGACGAAGGAGAGCAAAGAAACACGCAGGTGAAAACCTGCAG AGaacttttgtttttgtattcaGACATTATTGCTTCACCTTTGCTGGACTCTAATGGGGAGATCATTGTTATAATGGCT ATAACATTTTTCAAGAGCGGCACAATCCAGGCATATGTTCAGAGCCATGGTCTACAG TTAGGTCTTCCTCAGAGGGTTCTGCCTGGCACACTGCAACTATGTCTGTCTTACTCCATCAAAGCTAGACTGGCCCCTAACTGGAACAGAGCAGGCCAGTATCTGATTGCAG GAAAAGACTTCCTGTCTGATGCTGGAAAACTGATAGGCATTG TTTTGGATCTGAGTGCAACTGAAACTcaactgtgtgttagtgttgaaGCCAGCACTGTAAGACTTCCCCCTGCCGTG CTGGAAGACTTTGATGTGCCTCCTCTTGTGGTGAAATATTTTCTCAGCAACAAAGAGGCAGttcttcaaaatacagtgcAAAATAACTGGTGTTATGTTCTCCCAAG cATGAAGAAGGGTCAGATCATCAGCATCAGTCGAAAGATGCCTCAGGAGTGCCCATTCAGATCTTACACTGAGCTTCAAAAACACTGGAtgagcatg TATGGATATCATTTGCCCCCACTGAATGAAGACGAGGTGGTGTACTGCAGTGTGTATTTCAAACTCCTTGACAAGAAACTTTTCAC ATATCCCCTGAGTTGCATACGCACACAGCCAGTGCAGTGCTTTCCTCGAGTggacctgcagggggcgcttgGATCCTTTATGTCAGACCTACGACGCCAGTTTGAGATTATTTGTGGCTTCCCTGCACGAATGACCAGCAAACCTTGCTACCATACTACCAAATTGACCAGACCTCACTCTCAG CTCTCTTCAGCAGGCGCCTCGCTCCTGCCCCGCTGCTCTCCTGCCGCGTTGGTCTCTGCCGTCCAACCTTCAGAAGGCCGGAGCCAGCCTGCTTTTCCCGTACCCAAACTGGTGCCCATCTTCAAAAATAGATCTCTCAGTCGCCATGTTAATGTCACTAAGATCCTGGCAGAGAAACAACAGAAGAAAGAAGAAGTGCAAAACCAGCATGCATGCAGACATGGAGTTAAAAGATCACATCCTGCCTCCTGTTCTCCTTCATCCCCCTGTGCTCCATCCACCATTCTACCACCATCCAGTGGGTCAGCTCTCCACAGGGTGTCTCTGCCCTTCTTTAAGGGCCGTAAGGGAGACAGTGATGTTGGCATGTCCACCCAGCAGCCACCACATCACACTCCATCCCTGGTTACGCCTGAAGTGCCCAGGAACAGAGGG GGAGACGTGTTCACATCACACCCAAAGAGACCCAAAGTCGCCATACAGGATGTGGACATAGTAAAATATGCGAAAAGCAATCAG CTGGCTAAGATCAACATGGCTACTCTGCAGGCCTGGCTGAGAAGTCAAGGGGTGTCTGTGCGCTCAAAAGACAAGAAGGAGGAGTTGGTGTCAAAGGTTATGCACTGCTTGTGTGAGCCGTGA